The following proteins are co-located in the Echinicola sp. 20G genome:
- a CDS encoding alkaline phosphatase D family protein, with amino-acid sequence MKRRHAVKAIALSSVVPHVLLGGTPLKKGKVISLTLTNNKSYESPWHLWPDMKWVGPEFWGNRLQDWEIRQGKATCVVQGNNRTLYTLSHELGDQTGGFEFNVTLDWLAENASSDVYAGFRLGAKGKFDDYRSAAVFGQGLDAGITGDGKLFIGDNKNAESIPLNQSLSLKLEAEPKAGLYNLKLTALSESGDTLAVHQVEGIASAAVSGALALVSHFPGESKQGSDQPSVAFSHWKLNGAKVLQFEDREFGPICFAQYTLHENTLKLNAQLAPIEAIAGHKISLKTKTNGKWETIQESKVDPMGRVAQFRIENWKQTDAVHYQVHLELPLLEQVKTYTYEGTIAKEPTAMSQVKMAVFSCNADYGFPDGEVSEHVAKHQPDLAVFLGDQFYESTGGFGIQTSPIEKSSLDYLRKWYMFGWSYREIFRHIPSAFIPDDHDVYHGNVWGEGGKHAPSDEGWGYVAQDQGGYKMPPEWVNMVQKTQTGHLPDPYDPSPVKQGIGTYYTDWIYGGVSFAILEDRKFKTAPKNVLPEEAKVTNGFIQNRDFDIKKYYDIEAQLLGERQLEFLESWTVNWPKSVQMKAVLSQTNFCTVATLPEGSIIDSIVPKLPIPTPGEYVSGDAPTSDMDSNGWPQKGRDEALKIIRKSFALHIAGDQHLASVVHYGVDEFGDSGYAFAGPALNNLFPRRWWPQLSDEHQPLPGKSKNTGNFHDGFGNKMTIHAVANPSQSGREPALIYDRATGYGIVTFDKSARNMKLECWPRYVDPEKNPDGQYEGWPVMVSQDDNYARKAVGYLPLLKIEGKPDPVLKLVNEATGQTEYCLRIKGNSFRPKVFEKGKYTAIIQEEESGQSQVLAGLVPSNEEGAFRTVSFKV; translated from the coding sequence ATGAAAAGAAGACATGCTGTTAAAGCCATTGCCTTAAGTTCTGTTGTTCCACATGTTTTGCTAGGAGGAACACCTTTGAAAAAGGGGAAGGTGATTTCTTTAACACTAACAAATAATAAAAGCTATGAAAGCCCTTGGCATCTTTGGCCAGACATGAAGTGGGTTGGTCCGGAGTTTTGGGGAAATAGGCTGCAAGATTGGGAAATCAGACAAGGCAAAGCCACCTGTGTGGTGCAAGGTAATAACAGGACCCTATATACATTGTCCCATGAATTAGGCGATCAAACGGGCGGTTTTGAGTTCAATGTTACCCTGGATTGGTTGGCAGAAAATGCAAGTTCAGATGTCTATGCCGGTTTTCGCCTAGGGGCAAAAGGAAAATTTGATGACTATCGATCGGCTGCGGTGTTTGGCCAAGGGCTCGATGCCGGTATCACAGGAGATGGGAAGTTGTTTATTGGAGATAATAAAAATGCTGAAAGTATACCTTTGAACCAAAGCCTGAGTTTGAAGTTAGAGGCTGAGCCTAAAGCAGGGCTTTATAATTTGAAATTGACAGCCCTTTCTGAAAGCGGAGATACGTTAGCAGTGCATCAGGTTGAGGGGATTGCTTCGGCGGCTGTTTCAGGAGCTTTGGCTTTGGTTTCTCATTTTCCTGGTGAATCCAAACAAGGAAGTGATCAGCCTTCTGTGGCCTTTTCCCATTGGAAATTAAATGGAGCAAAAGTGTTGCAGTTTGAAGATCGTGAATTTGGGCCGATTTGCTTTGCGCAGTACACCTTGCATGAAAATACGCTTAAGTTGAATGCCCAGCTGGCTCCGATTGAGGCCATAGCAGGTCATAAGATATCCTTGAAAACTAAAACCAATGGAAAGTGGGAAACTATACAGGAAAGTAAGGTGGATCCCATGGGAAGGGTGGCACAGTTTAGAATAGAAAATTGGAAACAAACTGATGCTGTTCATTATCAGGTTCATTTGGAATTGCCTCTTTTGGAGCAAGTGAAAACTTATACTTATGAGGGGACTATTGCCAAAGAACCTACAGCTATGTCTCAGGTGAAAATGGCTGTATTTAGCTGTAATGCAGATTATGGCTTTCCAGATGGGGAAGTCAGCGAGCATGTGGCCAAACATCAGCCAGACTTAGCGGTGTTTTTAGGGGATCAGTTTTATGAAAGTACGGGAGGTTTTGGAATACAAACCTCTCCCATAGAAAAATCCTCCTTGGACTATCTCCGTAAATGGTACATGTTTGGTTGGTCCTACCGCGAAATATTCCGTCATATTCCCAGCGCCTTTATCCCAGATGACCATGATGTTTATCATGGAAATGTGTGGGGCGAAGGAGGTAAGCATGCTCCCTCGGATGAAGGTTGGGGCTATGTCGCCCAAGATCAAGGGGGATATAAAATGCCTCCAGAATGGGTGAATATGGTTCAGAAGACACAAACGGGACATTTACCGGATCCCTATGACCCAAGTCCTGTCAAACAAGGGATTGGTACCTATTATACAGATTGGATTTATGGTGGAGTCAGTTTTGCGATTTTAGAAGATAGAAAGTTCAAGACTGCCCCAAAAAATGTACTCCCTGAAGAAGCAAAAGTCACCAATGGTTTTATCCAAAATCGGGATTTCGATATTAAAAAATACTATGATATTGAAGCCCAGTTATTGGGAGAAAGACAATTGGAATTTCTTGAAAGTTGGACGGTAAATTGGCCCAAGTCAGTACAGATGAAGGCAGTTTTGTCCCAGACCAACTTCTGTACTGTTGCCACCTTGCCTGAAGGAAGTATTATCGATAGTATCGTTCCGAAATTGCCTATCCCGACCCCTGGGGAGTATGTCTCTGGAGATGCGCCGACATCGGATATGGATTCCAATGGCTGGCCTCAAAAAGGTAGGGATGAAGCCTTGAAAATTATCAGGAAGTCCTTTGCCTTACATATTGCGGGTGACCAGCATTTGGCCAGCGTGGTGCATTATGGGGTGGATGAATTCGGAGATTCAGGATATGCCTTTGCAGGACCTGCCCTCAATAATCTTTTCCCCAGGAGATGGTGGCCCCAATTGAGCGATGAGCATCAACCGCTGCCAGGAAAATCCAAAAATACAGGTAACTTTCATGATGGCTTTGGGAATAAGATGACCATACATGCCGTGGCCAATCCCTCCCAAAGTGGGAGAGAGCCTGCGCTCATTTATGATCGGGCAACAGGATATGGGATAGTGACCTTTGACAAATCCGCCAGAAATATGAAGTTGGAATGTTGGCCTAGGTATGTGGATCCCGAAAAGAATCCTGATGGGCAATATGAAGGATGGCCAGTTATGGTTTCCCAAGATGATAATTACGCCAGAAAGGCTGTTGGGTACCTTCCGTTACTGAAAATAGAAGGCAAACCAGATCCGGTTTTGAAACTGGTCAATGAAGCCACCGGACAGACGGAATATTGCTTGAGGATTAAGGGGAATAGTTTTAGACCTAAGGTATTCGAAAAGGGTAAATATACCGCTATCATCCAAGAAGAGGAATCAGGACAATCTCAAGTGCTGGCGGGCTTGGTGCCTAGTAATGAAGAAGGGGCTTTTCGGACTGTTTCTTTTAAAGTATAG
- a CDS encoding FecR family protein, translated as MKNYSENIDFSIIWKKIHSSLSEEEEQLLRDWLEASQDHQAYFNKVSDFYKRGSQFEDAVDISKKDWPKVSSEINIFQPKRKNKFMVYVASLAATIALILAVLAILKPALLFQEEAPLQANSTIIPGTEKAILLMDDGSSYDLSSGNDFKTEEGGAKISIHGNKLEYSSEDAERGQVKYNTLVIPRGGHFKLTLSDGTQVWMNAGSTLKYPTAFVGGERKVELTGEAFFEVARNEEKPFKVISGGQVVQVLGTAFCISSYQDQPAIYTTLVEGKVNVYLEDQPEDLQSLSPNEQSVWVKDEKAIMRREVDVMEYVSWKDGWFYFKDKQLDAIMMDMARWYDISFQFESQEAKKIPFTGKIRRYENLEDLLKLLEKTREVEFTIERRNVIIK; from the coding sequence GTGAAGAATTATTCTGAAAATATAGACTTTTCAATTATTTGGAAAAAGATCCACTCTTCCTTGTCGGAAGAAGAAGAGCAGCTGTTGAGGGATTGGTTAGAGGCAAGTCAGGATCATCAAGCTTATTTCAATAAAGTAAGCGATTTTTATAAAAGAGGCTCTCAGTTTGAAGATGCTGTTGATATCAGTAAAAAGGATTGGCCTAAGGTTTCATCTGAAATCAACATTTTCCAGCCCAAAAGGAAAAATAAGTTCATGGTGTATGTGGCGTCATTGGCAGCGACTATAGCGTTGATTTTGGCAGTGTTAGCCATTTTAAAGCCTGCCTTGTTATTTCAGGAAGAGGCTCCTCTTCAAGCCAATTCTACGATAATTCCTGGAACTGAAAAGGCCATCCTATTGATGGATGATGGCAGTTCTTACGACCTTTCTTCTGGAAATGACTTTAAGACGGAAGAAGGGGGAGCAAAAATTTCTATCCACGGAAATAAACTGGAATACAGTTCGGAGGATGCTGAGAGAGGGCAAGTGAAGTACAATACGCTGGTAATTCCTAGAGGAGGGCACTTTAAACTTACGCTGTCGGATGGTACTCAAGTGTGGATGAACGCAGGTTCGACTTTAAAATATCCAACCGCCTTTGTTGGTGGAGAGAGAAAAGTAGAGCTTACCGGAGAAGCATTTTTTGAGGTAGCAAGGAATGAGGAGAAGCCATTTAAGGTCATCAGTGGAGGTCAGGTGGTCCAGGTCTTGGGAACTGCCTTTTGCATCTCTTCTTATCAGGATCAACCAGCTATATACACCACCTTGGTAGAAGGGAAGGTAAATGTGTATTTGGAGGATCAACCTGAGGATTTACAAAGCCTATCTCCCAATGAACAAAGTGTTTGGGTAAAGGACGAGAAAGCCATTATGCGTCGAGAGGTTGATGTCATGGAATATGTTTCCTGGAAAGATGGTTGGTTTTATTTTAAGGACAAACAGTTGGATGCCATCATGATGGATATGGCCAGATGGTATGATATATCATTTCAGTTTGAAAGTCAGGAAGCAAAGAAAATCCCTTTTACAGGAAAAATACGGAGGTACGAAAACTTAGAAGACCTTTTGAAATTATTAGAAAAAACAAGAGAAGTTGAATTCACAATAGAAAGGAGGAATGTTATCATAAAATAA
- a CDS encoding TonB-dependent receptor has translation MKFTLILILVGVMKVSASAYSQNVKLALNLHQATIEQVFEEIKRQSEFNFLYRSDLIKEVPKVDVNLNKVSLEKVLDQVLVPYQFTYEIHDKTVIIRKKESNSKYETPLLKKKSAIDISGTVVDENGQPIPGATIQVQGTTRGTVTDIDGKFSIDVDEGATLIFSFIGYEQQTVEVGNQTVFNISLSPDLKSLDEVVVVGYGTQKKVNVIGSVSQISSESIENRPVPNATQALTGQMPGVTVIQRSGRPGQSSGSIRVRGVGSFGATPNALVIIDGIPGTLDDINPNDIKSVSVLKDASSAAIYGARAANGVILVTTKSGSESKLTVNYNGYVGFNEATELPDLANSWEYAELYNIASGSNSYTEEDIETYRNQSDPDNYPNTRFLEELFSRKGVQTGHTVSLNGGGDIHKYFLSAGYLGQQGIIERNNYNRYNIRLNLESDLGESLTMTTRLFGAFEERNEPQATANKGGELSDQLIQNALRYPAVYLGQASNGDFGIGPESGGTPISWLQSASYLKNPESRMGVNVRLAWTPVKGLVLTGIGGYNFTLLEQRSYLASQRLNDDVYLAQSYLNQYSNKQVYKTTQLLAEYTKEINNNTLDFLVGYSFENQILNYFNGYRQDFPSNDYTVLGMGGADNQLSGGYDDEWAIQSLFSRLKYNHNEKYLLEATVRYDGSSRFPESNKYALFPSMALGWRLSEEDFFENVNWISDLKVKASWGVLGNQNIGNYPYQRVLQSERNYPIGGGIATGAAYSTYKDADIKWESTTTTDVGFEAGFFEGKLTLNATYFNRATTDILFQPSASVSSVLGVSMSETNTGEAKNAGFEFDLGYRNRSGDFEYSFAGNLSLINNEVVTLGLGNVEQPNGFVGNGSNLFIGYPMEMYYGYQSDGVFLSQEDIGDWPTQTAVNPNPQAGDIRYKDISGPNGVPDGQVDPTYDRTYLGSRIPKYTFGFNFGLNYKSFDFSVLMQGAAGVNGLLNNYAGWAFFNLGNIQRWQMEGRFDPDNPERYPDYPRLEVITNSGTPNTVLSDFWVMNAAYLRVKNLQLGYTLPQAAVERIGLQKARLYLSGENLLSFNSYRQGWDPEINTSGAYYPILATYTLGVNIKF, from the coding sequence ATGAAATTCACGCTAATTCTCATCTTGGTCGGAGTGATGAAAGTTTCAGCAAGTGCTTATTCACAAAATGTGAAATTGGCACTGAATTTACACCAAGCGACCATCGAGCAAGTGTTTGAGGAAATCAAAAGACAAAGCGAATTTAATTTCCTCTATCGGTCAGATTTGATCAAGGAAGTCCCAAAAGTGGATGTCAATCTGAATAAAGTGAGTTTGGAAAAGGTGTTGGATCAGGTACTTGTACCCTATCAATTTACCTACGAAATCCACGACAAGACAGTAATCATCAGAAAAAAAGAAAGCAACTCAAAGTATGAAACACCATTACTCAAAAAGAAAAGTGCCATTGACATATCCGGAACTGTTGTAGATGAAAATGGACAACCCATTCCTGGAGCTACCATTCAAGTGCAAGGAACCACTAGAGGTACTGTAACGGATATCGATGGAAAATTCAGTATTGATGTCGATGAGGGAGCTACCCTAATTTTTAGTTTTATTGGCTATGAACAGCAAACGGTAGAAGTAGGAAACCAAACTGTCTTCAACATCTCATTATCCCCAGACCTGAAATCACTGGATGAGGTGGTTGTGGTTGGTTACGGTACACAGAAAAAAGTGAATGTGATTGGGTCAGTATCCCAAATTTCCTCTGAAAGCATAGAGAACCGACCAGTTCCAAATGCAACCCAAGCCTTGACCGGTCAAATGCCGGGGGTCACCGTAATACAACGCTCAGGTCGCCCTGGGCAGAGTAGCGGATCCATACGTGTAAGAGGGGTAGGGTCTTTTGGAGCTACTCCCAATGCACTAGTGATCATTGATGGTATTCCGGGTACTTTGGATGATATTAACCCTAATGATATCAAGTCTGTTTCGGTACTAAAGGATGCTTCCTCGGCAGCAATTTATGGAGCTAGGGCCGCAAATGGGGTTATCTTGGTTACCACAAAAAGTGGCAGTGAAAGCAAGCTGACGGTTAATTATAATGGTTATGTGGGATTCAATGAAGCTACGGAACTGCCTGACTTGGCCAATTCTTGGGAATACGCGGAGCTGTACAATATCGCATCAGGAAGCAATAGCTACACTGAGGAGGATATTGAAACTTATCGGAATCAATCTGACCCCGATAATTATCCCAATACCCGTTTTTTGGAGGAGTTGTTTTCCAGAAAAGGCGTACAGACAGGTCATACGGTCAGCCTAAATGGTGGAGGGGATATCCATAAATACTTTCTTTCTGCGGGATACCTTGGACAGCAAGGAATCATAGAGCGAAACAATTATAATCGGTATAATATTCGGTTGAACTTAGAAAGTGATCTTGGCGAAAGCCTTACCATGACCACCCGGCTGTTTGGCGCCTTTGAAGAGCGTAATGAACCTCAGGCCACGGCCAATAAGGGGGGAGAGCTTTCTGATCAGTTGATCCAAAATGCGCTACGTTACCCGGCAGTATATTTAGGACAAGCCTCAAATGGCGATTTTGGTATTGGCCCTGAAAGTGGCGGTACTCCGATTTCTTGGTTGCAATCTGCGTCCTACCTCAAAAATCCGGAGTCCAGAATGGGCGTAAATGTCAGGTTAGCTTGGACACCCGTTAAGGGATTAGTGTTGACTGGAATAGGCGGTTATAATTTCACTTTGTTAGAGCAGCGTTCTTATTTGGCCTCCCAAAGGTTGAATGACGATGTGTACCTGGCCCAATCTTATTTGAACCAATACAGTAACAAGCAGGTCTATAAAACTACCCAACTGTTAGCAGAGTATACCAAGGAGATCAATAACAATACCTTGGATTTTCTGGTTGGCTACTCTTTTGAGAACCAAATTCTCAATTACTTTAATGGTTACCGACAGGATTTTCCGAGTAACGACTATACCGTGCTAGGAATGGGAGGTGCGGACAACCAGCTTTCAGGAGGGTATGATGATGAGTGGGCGATCCAGTCCTTGTTTTCCCGATTGAAATACAATCATAATGAAAAATACCTGTTGGAGGCTACCGTGCGTTATGATGGTTCTTCCCGATTTCCAGAAAGTAACAAGTATGCGCTCTTTCCCTCCATGGCTTTGGGCTGGAGGCTTTCAGAAGAAGACTTTTTCGAAAATGTGAATTGGATCTCCGACCTAAAAGTTAAGGCTTCATGGGGGGTATTGGGTAACCAGAATATAGGGAACTATCCATACCAAAGGGTTTTGCAATCTGAGAGAAACTATCCAATTGGTGGAGGTATTGCTACTGGCGCGGCCTATTCCACTTACAAAGATGCTGACATCAAATGGGAATCTACGACCACCACGGATGTAGGGTTTGAAGCAGGATTTTTTGAAGGCAAATTGACCTTGAATGCCACCTATTTCAACAGGGCCACCACGGATATTCTGTTCCAGCCTTCTGCTAGTGTATCATCCGTTTTGGGTGTAAGCATGAGTGAAACCAATACCGGAGAGGCTAAAAACGCAGGTTTTGAATTTGATTTGGGATACCGAAATAGAAGCGGGGATTTTGAATATTCCTTTGCCGGAAATCTTTCCTTGATCAATAATGAAGTGGTCACTCTCGGATTAGGTAACGTGGAGCAGCCAAATGGCTTCGTGGGCAATGGTTCCAATTTGTTTATTGGCTATCCCATGGAGATGTACTATGGGTATCAATCAGACGGGGTATTTCTTAGCCAAGAGGACATAGGTGATTGGCCCACTCAAACTGCTGTCAACCCTAACCCTCAGGCAGGGGATATTCGGTATAAGGACATCAGCGGTCCAAATGGTGTCCCTGACGGGCAGGTTGATCCTACCTATGACCGTACCTATTTGGGAAGCAGGATTCCCAAATATACCTTTGGATTTAACTTCGGTCTGAACTATAAAAGCTTTGACTTTTCAGTCTTGATGCAAGGTGCGGCTGGTGTCAATGGCTTGTTGAACAACTATGCAGGATGGGCATTTTTCAACTTGGGTAATATCCAGAGGTGGCAGATGGAAGGAAGGTTTGACCCGGATAATCCTGAGCGTTACCCCGATTATCCTCGCTTGGAAGTGATCACTAATAGTGGCACACCCAACACGGTACTTTCTGATTTTTGGGTGATGAATGCCGCTTACCTCAGGGTGAAAAACCTTCAGCTCGGCTATACCCTTCCGCAAGCAGCTGTAGAAAGAATAGGACTTCAAAAAGCAAGACTTTATTTGAGTGGAGAGAATCTTCTTTCCTTCAACTCCTACAGGCAAGGTTGGGATCCGGAAATCAATACTTCTGGGGCATATTATCCCATCTTGGCCACATATACTTTAGGTGTAAATATTAAATTCTAA
- a CDS encoding RagB/SusD family nutrient uptake outer membrane protein: protein MAFPKIIHKKSRSIFKSKVILSFALLLVFSCEDKLSQYPSDAFAQENFWRTESDALIALTGMYRGAIEFGTQVVPSDWWTYCGIVFLELATDNGYDRRGDNSTINRLTNGTLLPNNNVINGYWQGSYKRIAICNDFLENIESVNMPTEKIQRMAAEAKFLRATQYFYMSQFWGAVPLVTETLTPEEANNVVKAEKSVIVQFVIDELTAAAQDLPAYGDLQASETGRASKQAALAFLGRIYLSEKRFTEAAAAYKQIIDLGDNEIDPDYQSLFNPNGENSSENIFSSQFAPGQAPNALPQHTYPAISGGWHFVNPLGSLTDAYGFDDGSPLSYDDPRFNYDDMGENRDPRFRYNFLWNNSTFGSNVYNCHPDATSSVDQLTYSKQATRSGYGLRKFFDESFSGNLRNDYGGNIPIIRYAEVLLSYLEAELEAGNPITQDLLDLTINAVRGRASVGLPPIQETNAEALRPILRNERRIELAFEGVRLWDIFRWEIGEEVLVGDFWGAPFPDSEKYATTSKKLDPDFRWFVTSKNFRPGVDDQWPIPESEVNINPNLGQ, encoded by the coding sequence ATGGCATTTCCCAAAATAATACATAAAAAATCAAGAAGTATTTTCAAGTCAAAAGTGATTTTAAGCTTTGCGCTGCTTTTGGTGTTTTCTTGTGAGGATAAGCTTTCCCAATATCCATCAGATGCATTTGCCCAGGAAAACTTTTGGAGAACTGAATCGGACGCATTGATTGCATTGACTGGAATGTACCGTGGTGCTATTGAATTTGGTACCCAAGTCGTGCCCAGCGATTGGTGGACCTATTGTGGAATAGTTTTTTTGGAATTGGCGACAGACAATGGTTATGACCGTCGAGGAGATAATTCTACCATTAACAGGTTGACCAATGGTACCCTTTTGCCCAATAATAATGTCATCAATGGTTATTGGCAAGGGTCTTATAAAAGGATCGCGATCTGTAACGATTTTCTGGAAAATATAGAATCCGTAAATATGCCAACCGAAAAAATCCAACGAATGGCCGCGGAGGCGAAGTTTTTACGAGCTACACAGTATTTCTACATGTCGCAATTTTGGGGGGCAGTCCCTTTGGTGACAGAAACTTTGACTCCAGAAGAGGCCAATAATGTGGTGAAAGCGGAGAAGTCTGTTATTGTACAGTTTGTGATAGATGAGCTTACTGCTGCTGCTCAGGACCTACCTGCTTATGGGGATCTTCAGGCATCAGAAACAGGAAGAGCCAGTAAGCAGGCCGCCTTGGCATTTTTGGGTAGAATATACCTTAGTGAAAAGAGGTTTACAGAAGCTGCTGCAGCCTATAAGCAAATCATTGATTTGGGAGATAATGAAATTGATCCGGATTACCAATCCTTGTTTAATCCCAATGGGGAAAATAGCTCAGAAAATATCTTCAGCTCTCAATTTGCTCCAGGCCAGGCACCGAATGCTTTGCCACAACATACCTATCCGGCCATTTCCGGTGGTTGGCATTTTGTGAATCCTTTGGGCAGCCTGACTGATGCTTATGGGTTTGATGATGGAAGCCCTCTTTCCTATGACGACCCTAGGTTCAATTATGATGATATGGGTGAGAACAGGGATCCTCGGTTCAGGTATAACTTCCTTTGGAACAACAGTACCTTTGGATCAAATGTCTATAACTGCCACCCGGACGCCACCAGTTCAGTGGATCAGCTGACTTACTCTAAGCAAGCCACCAGAAGCGGCTACGGCCTTAGGAAGTTTTTTGATGAGTCTTTTTCTGGCAACTTAAGAAATGATTATGGGGGGAATATTCCAATTATCCGCTATGCAGAAGTACTGCTAAGTTACCTTGAAGCAGAATTGGAAGCAGGCAACCCGATTACCCAAGACTTGCTCGACCTGACGATCAACGCAGTTCGTGGACGGGCATCAGTGGGACTTCCTCCGATTCAAGAGACCAACGCCGAAGCTTTGCGTCCTATACTGAGAAATGAAAGAAGAATTGAATTGGCCTTCGAAGGTGTCCGACTTTGGGATATTTTTAGATGGGAAATCGGAGAAGAAGTGTTGGTGGGTGATTTTTGGGGAGCTCCTTTTCCTGACTCAGAGAAATATGCCACTACCTCCAAAAAACTTGATCCGGATTTTAGGTGGTTTGTGACTTCGAAAAACTTTAGGCCAGGGGTGGATGATCAATGGCCCATTCCAGAGTCTGAGGTAAATATCAATCCAAACCTTGGACAATAA
- a CDS encoding GDSL-type esterase/lipase family protein, translated as MKNGQQYPRHTLLIICLLFLIIGCGSFKKQTGDLVLYPTEKVVTKYHNEWTVGHYQKRIKAFQENPLNFGDIVFVGNSITEQGKDWSEKFNLLNIRNRGISGDVTDGVLARLEEIVHYTPKAVFLLIGINDLSNYHQENEPRPNVVYHSKIPSPEYIAKNIIKIAITIQKRTPKTQVFVQTILPNAKPEMKESIDLINQIVKENESKYEYRIIDLNRYFIDQEGLMKKNLTNDGTHLNEQGYAVWVEAEKSIVNGL; from the coding sequence ATGAAAAATGGACAACAATACCCTCGCCACACCTTATTGATCATTTGTCTACTCTTTCTAATCATTGGCTGTGGCTCTTTTAAAAAGCAGACTGGTGATCTGGTTCTTTACCCAACAGAAAAAGTAGTAACTAAATACCATAATGAATGGACTGTCGGCCATTATCAAAAAAGGATAAAAGCCTTTCAAGAAAATCCACTAAACTTTGGAGATATTGTATTTGTCGGCAACAGCATCACCGAACAAGGAAAAGATTGGAGCGAAAAGTTTAATTTGCTCAATATAAGAAACAGGGGAATATCAGGGGATGTAACCGATGGCGTTTTAGCTCGATTGGAAGAGATTGTTCATTATACCCCTAAGGCTGTTTTCTTACTCATCGGTATCAACGATTTGTCAAATTACCATCAGGAGAATGAACCGAGACCAAATGTAGTTTACCATAGCAAAATCCCTTCCCCAGAATATATTGCAAAAAACATCATCAAAATCGCAATAACAATCCAAAAGAGAACGCCTAAAACCCAAGTTTTTGTTCAAACAATTCTACCCAATGCCAAGCCTGAAATGAAAGAAAGTATCGATTTGATAAATCAAATTGTCAAAGAAAATGAATCTAAATACGAATACCGCATCATTGACCTCAATAGATATTTCATCGACCAAGAAGGCCTGATGAAAAAGAACTTGACCAATGATGGAACCCACCTCAATGAGCAAGGATATGCTGTATGGGTGGAAGCTGAAAAATCCATTGTCAATGGACTTTAA
- a CDS encoding polysaccharide deacetylase family protein, whose translation MQKHLILLLVTFFPLVCFSQIIKKPIPDKLVVLTFDDAPASHYSLVAPLLKEHGFAATFFVCEFPPNYADSSLYMNWRQIQTLDKMGFEIGNHTQSHTHVDQLNEDEIKFQLSYIENKCDSLEISSPKSFAYPGYGLDSLSLRVLDSKDYDFARAGGSRAYDPLKDHPFLIPSWAPQAENKNEIMAALQEAKNGKIVVLTFHGVPDLEHPWVNTPPELFKSYLEYLSKHNYKVIALKDLKEFINIPLAKKLHPDLSKSLKN comes from the coding sequence ATGCAAAAACACCTCATACTTCTGCTTGTTACATTTTTCCCATTGGTTTGTTTCTCCCAAATTATTAAAAAACCTATTCCTGACAAACTGGTGGTATTGACCTTCGACGATGCTCCTGCCAGTCACTATTCATTAGTGGCTCCCTTACTCAAAGAACATGGGTTTGCGGCCACCTTTTTTGTTTGCGAATTTCCTCCCAACTATGCAGACAGCAGTCTGTATATGAACTGGCGACAAATTCAGACCTTGGACAAAATGGGTTTCGAGATAGGCAACCATACCCAATCCCATACCCATGTGGACCAGCTGAATGAAGATGAAATCAAATTTCAGTTAAGCTATATCGAAAACAAATGCGATTCCTTGGAGATATCCTCACCAAAGAGTTTTGCTTATCCAGGATATGGCCTTGACAGTTTATCCTTGAGGGTCCTTGATTCCAAAGACTATGATTTCGCCAGGGCAGGAGGAAGCCGTGCCTACGATCCCCTAAAAGACCATCCTTTTTTAATCCCAAGTTGGGCACCTCAAGCAGAGAACAAAAATGAAATCATGGCCGCGCTCCAAGAGGCGAAAAATGGAAAAATAGTTGTCTTGACTTTTCATGGCGTTCCGGATCTGGAGCATCCATGGGTCAATACCCCTCCAGAACTATTCAAAAGCTATTTGGAGTACTTGTCCAAACACAATTACAAGGTCATCGCTTTAAAAGATTTAAAAGAATTCATCAATATACCTTTAGCCAAAAAGCTCCATCCTGACCTGAGTAAATCGCTTAAGAATTAA